In Nostoc sp. CENA543, a single genomic region encodes these proteins:
- a CDS encoding aliphatic sulfonate ABC transporter substrate-binding protein, with amino-acid sequence MINRRRFINFATSSVGGFSLAYLLGSCSQQSQQNVANSSSSLEIKTKVLRMGYQSAGDLVRNRQVLEKRLDPLGIKVEWLQFAQGPQLMEGMAARRVDVGSVGETPPIFAQVAGSEIVYVVGTQRTATTGRSSVIAVPPESPLQKLEEIKGQEVYFQKGSASHYFILRALQSIGLTIKDIKIKSIPNVEARAAFIEGKIPVWVSGDPHYAIAQEMGRIRVLRDGVGLDTPGGYYVADRKFAQENPGVLKIVIEELHALDKWAEANRDEVKKLMITEQKLKPDVADKVMSRRTFAGRRGLSPALIAEQQRVADLFFETGVIPKKIDIKEALLPSDLYAAITPAEIMV; translated from the coding sequence ATGATTAACCGCCGTCGTTTTATCAATTTTGCCACATCTAGTGTAGGTGGTTTTTCCTTGGCTTATCTGTTGGGAAGTTGTAGCCAACAAAGCCAACAGAATGTGGCAAATAGTAGCAGTTCTCTGGAGATCAAAACTAAAGTTCTCCGCATGGGTTATCAAAGTGCAGGGGATCTCGTCCGCAATCGGCAAGTTTTGGAGAAACGCTTAGATCCATTAGGAATCAAGGTTGAATGGTTACAATTTGCCCAAGGGCCTCAACTTATGGAAGGGATGGCGGCCCGTAGGGTTGATGTGGGATCAGTGGGAGAAACACCGCCAATTTTTGCCCAAGTCGCTGGTTCAGAAATTGTTTACGTCGTTGGTACGCAAAGAACCGCAACAACCGGCAGAAGTAGTGTGATTGCTGTTCCTCCAGAGTCCCCGCTACAAAAGCTTGAGGAGATTAAGGGACAAGAAGTATATTTTCAAAAAGGCTCGGCATCACATTATTTTATACTAAGAGCTTTGCAGTCAATTGGTTTGACCATCAAAGACATTAAAATCAAGAGTATTCCGAATGTTGAAGCTAGGGCTGCTTTTATCGAAGGGAAAATACCTGTTTGGGTGAGTGGAGATCCCCACTATGCGATCGCCCAAGAAATGGGTCGCATTCGTGTTCTTAGAGATGGTGTAGGGCTAGATACTCCTGGTGGTTACTACGTCGCTGACAGGAAATTTGCACAAGAAAATCCTGGAGTGCTGAAAATAGTGATTGAAGAACTTCATGCCCTTGATAAATGGGCGGAAGCAAATCGAGATGAAGTGAAAAAATTGATGATCACAGAACAAAAACTTAAGCCAGATGTAGCTGACAAAGTCATGTCTCGTCGTACTTTCGCTGGACGTAGAGGATTAAGTCCTGCATTGATAGCAGAACAACAACGTGTAGCAGATTTGTTCTTTGAAACAGGTGTTATTCCTAAAAAAATTGATATTAAAGAAGCCTTACTTCCATCTGATTTGTATGCTGCTATTACACCAGCAGAAATTATGGTTTAG
- a CDS encoding ATP-binding cassette domain-containing protein, with the protein MVANLQASVQGTQLSILDLTKAFGKQTVLNSLNLEVKAGEFVAIVGRSGCGKSTLLRLVSGLDKASGGGILLDGEPLRKLGDSIRVMFQDPRLLPWKSVIDNVGLGLHDKWEEKALWALEKVGLKDRAKEWPSVLSGGQRQRVSLARALVNQPRLLLLDEPLGALDALTRLEMQQLIENLWQERGFTAFLVTHDVEEAVALADRVILIEEGQIALDLPVNLPRPRDRSSDGFINIRETVLYQVMKTENVHTSRQLLELSN; encoded by the coding sequence ATGGTGGCAAATTTACAAGCAAGTGTGCAAGGTACACAACTCAGTATTCTAGATTTGACGAAGGCTTTTGGTAAGCAAACTGTCTTAAACTCTTTGAATTTAGAAGTAAAAGCAGGGGAGTTTGTCGCAATAGTAGGGCGTAGTGGTTGCGGTAAAAGCACTCTGTTGCGTCTAGTATCAGGCTTGGATAAGGCAAGTGGTGGCGGCATACTATTAGATGGAGAGCCATTGCGTAAACTTGGTGATTCCATCCGCGTCATGTTTCAAGATCCTCGATTGTTACCTTGGAAAAGTGTGATTGACAACGTGGGTTTAGGCTTGCATGACAAGTGGGAAGAAAAGGCTCTTTGGGCTTTAGAGAAAGTTGGACTCAAAGATAGGGCTAAAGAATGGCCATCTGTACTTTCTGGAGGACAACGCCAACGGGTATCTTTAGCTAGAGCTTTAGTGAATCAACCACGTTTGTTACTGCTTGATGAACCTCTAGGAGCTTTAGACGCTCTGACTCGTTTGGAAATGCAGCAACTGATTGAAAATTTATGGCAAGAAAGAGGATTTACAGCCTTTTTAGTAACTCATGATGTGGAAGAAGCTGTAGCACTAGCAGACAGAGTGATTCTCATTGAAGAAGGACAAATTGCTTTAGATTTACCTGTGAATTTACCACGCCCTAGAGATAGAAGTAGTGATGGGTTTATCAACATTAGAGAAACTGTATTATATCAAGTGATGAAAACAGAAAATGTTCATACCAGTAGGCAGTTATTAGAATTGAGTAATTAA
- a CDS encoding aliphatic sulfonate ABC transporter substrate-binding protein — MFTSKSQPHKIWRRLTSVLVPGLLTLGLVSYTAEATKTTTQAVNKTLITNGNTTISNSNQAELSELQVSKLNATLLPISPSLVAQASNKNRQGIKTNVLRMGYQQAGDLVRITGVLEKRLEPLGVKVEWAQFAQGPQLMEAMNVGRIDLGSVGETPPIFAQAAGAPIVYVVGSQRTANSGKGSAIAVPPDSPIKSVRDLKGKTVVFQRGSASHYFILRALEEVGLKPNDIKIQSIPNVEASSAFLEGKIPVWVTGDPHLARAEKLGKVRIIRNAQGLDTPGSYYVGLRKFAIDNPTLLRIVIEEIDKIQRWAQANPKETAKLVGQHQKLPPDVMDLVLSRRSYGLRAITPELIREQQRIADYFHKNGVIPKRINIQEATLTQQQYATITPPSISRR; from the coding sequence ATGTTCACTAGTAAATCTCAACCTCACAAAATTTGGCGGCGTTTGACATCAGTCTTAGTACCAGGACTATTAACTCTAGGGTTAGTCAGTTATACGGCAGAAGCAACAAAAACTACAACCCAAGCGGTGAATAAAACACTAATAACTAATGGCAATACCACAATATCTAATAGCAATCAGGCTGAATTATCCGAACTCCAAGTATCAAAATTAAATGCCACATTACTTCCAATATCTCCAAGCTTAGTGGCTCAAGCATCAAACAAAAATAGGCAAGGAATTAAAACTAATGTACTTAGAATGGGGTATCAACAAGCTGGTGATTTAGTTAGAATTACCGGAGTTTTGGAAAAGCGGCTAGAACCTCTGGGTGTCAAGGTAGAATGGGCACAATTTGCTCAAGGACCCCAGTTGATGGAGGCCATGAATGTAGGCAGAATTGACTTAGGTTCTGTGGGAGAGACTCCCCCGATTTTTGCTCAAGCAGCTGGTGCGCCAATTGTTTATGTTGTTGGTTCACAACGTACTGCAAATAGTGGTAAAGGTAGTGCGATCGCAGTACCTCCAGACTCTCCAATTAAAAGCGTCAGAGATTTGAAAGGAAAAACAGTAGTTTTCCAAAGAGGTTCTGCTTCTCATTATTTTATCCTGAGAGCTTTGGAAGAAGTGGGTTTAAAACCCAATGACATTAAAATCCAAAGTATTCCTAACGTAGAAGCATCTAGTGCATTTCTAGAAGGAAAAATTCCTGTTTGGGTCACAGGCGATCCTCATTTAGCAAGAGCAGAGAAATTAGGTAAGGTAAGGATTATTAGAAATGCCCAAGGTCTTGATACTCCTGGTAGTTACTATGTTGGACTGAGGAAGTTTGCCATTGATAACCCTACATTACTGCGAATAGTCATTGAAGAAATCGATAAAATCCAACGCTGGGCGCAAGCAAATCCCAAAGAGACTGCCAAGCTAGTAGGACAACATCAAAAACTACCTCCAGACGTGATGGATTTGGTTCTTAGTCGTCGCTCTTACGGCTTAAGAGCTATTACTCCAGAGTTAATCAGAGAGCAGCAGCGAATCGCTGATTACTTCCATAAAAATGGTGTGATTCCCAAACGAATTAATATTCAGGAAGCTACGTTGACACAGCAACAGTACGCAACCATTACTCCACCATCAATCAGCCGAAGATAG
- a CDS encoding ABC transporter ATP-binding protein: MTKKVRISKSFQRAANAPNLPDTPFRFICYFVNQFRWWYLAMVISEILHATCGIMLPYAIGEIIRSVTRSPGNNQQIFAAISQPLMLFTALSVGEVVFGRTAGLLQTILHPIHRQHIVRSLYAYLQHHSHRYLSSSFAGALAHRIGETSLGVTQTMQMLITEFMSVIIVYIVSTILLYRVYPPLAAFVGVWAVLFISISFWLATRCRIYSRRAASARSETTGIIVDAVTNLSSSRLFARLGFERRYLNEQLRHELKEVRKSNWYSERIRWFQFISAAILKIGTLYYSLSLWSQGLIAAADFVVATSLSLLIISEARNLSRRFIEFFEHIGNVANGVHTIVQPHELIDREQAVAHPITQGKIEFRQVNFSYTDGKKVFENLSITIKPGERVGLVGFSGSGKSTFVNLILRLFDPQSGQILIDGVDIQDMTQDALHAQISLIPQDPSLFHRTLIENIRYGRIDATDEEVIAAARKAYAHDFICQIQDGYHSLVGERGVKLSGGQRQRIAIARVILKDAPILILDEATSSLDSITEKAIQDTLDLVMDGKTVIVVAHRLSTIAHLDRILVFDRGRIVEDDCHDNLLANRGAYYRLWKMQAGGFLPVEINN; this comes from the coding sequence ATGACAAAGAAGGTAAGAATTTCTAAATCTTTTCAACGTGCTGCTAATGCACCAAATTTGCCTGATACACCATTTCGATTTATTTGTTATTTTGTGAACCAGTTTCGATGGTGGTATTTAGCAATGGTCATTTCGGAGATACTGCACGCCACTTGCGGAATTATGCTCCCCTATGCGATAGGTGAAATTATTCGTAGCGTGACGCGATCGCCTGGAAATAACCAGCAAATTTTTGCTGCTATTAGCCAACCCTTGATGCTGTTCACCGCTTTAAGTGTCGGTGAAGTTGTCTTTGGACGAACAGCCGGACTATTGCAAACCATCCTTCATCCCATTCATCGGCAACATATTGTCCGTTCTCTATATGCTTACTTGCAACATCATTCCCATCGTTACCTGAGCAGTAGTTTTGCTGGCGCATTAGCACATCGCATCGGTGAAACTTCTTTGGGTGTAACTCAGACAATGCAAATGCTGATTACGGAATTTATGTCTGTGATCATTGTGTATATTGTCTCCACGATTTTGTTGTATCGTGTATATCCTCCTCTGGCTGCATTTGTGGGTGTGTGGGCAGTTTTGTTTATCAGTATTTCCTTTTGGCTGGCGACTCGCTGCCGAATTTACTCCCGCCGAGCCGCATCTGCTAGAAGTGAGACGACTGGTATAATTGTAGACGCGGTAACAAATCTCAGCAGTAGCCGATTATTTGCTCGTTTGGGTTTTGAAAGACGTTATTTAAATGAGCAATTAAGGCACGAACTCAAAGAGGTGAGAAAGTCTAATTGGTATTCGGAGCGAATTCGCTGGTTTCAGTTCATCTCAGCCGCAATTTTGAAAATCGGGACTTTATATTACTCACTTTCGCTGTGGAGTCAAGGATTAATTGCGGCGGCTGACTTTGTTGTAGCGACTAGCTTATCATTACTAATTATTAGTGAAGCCCGAAATTTAAGCCGACGGTTTATTGAATTTTTTGAACACATCGGTAATGTTGCTAACGGTGTGCATACCATTGTTCAACCCCATGAGTTGATTGATCGCGAGCAAGCGGTCGCTCACCCCATTACCCAAGGTAAAATTGAATTTCGGCAAGTCAATTTTAGCTACACAGATGGGAAGAAAGTCTTTGAGAATCTTTCGATCACGATCAAACCAGGAGAAAGAGTTGGCTTAGTGGGCTTTTCCGGTTCTGGAAAATCCACCTTTGTGAATTTGATTTTACGTTTATTTGATCCACAATCAGGACAAATTCTGATTGATGGGGTCGATATTCAAGATATGACTCAGGATGCTCTCCACGCGCAAATTAGCTTGATTCCGCAAGACCCCTCCCTATTTCATCGCACATTGATAGAAAATATTCGTTACGGACGCATAGATGCAACCGATGAGGAAGTGATTGCAGCCGCACGCAAGGCTTATGCTCACGATTTTATTTGCCAAATCCAAGACGGTTATCATTCCTTGGTAGGTGAACGTGGTGTCAAACTATCTGGAGGACAAAGACAACGAATTGCGATCGCGCGGGTAATTCTCAAAGATGCTCCTATTCTCATCTTGGATGAAGCTACATCTAGCCTCGATTCCATTACAGAAAAAGCAATTCAAGACACTTTAGATTTAGTCATGGATGGAAAAACTGTTATTGTAGTGGCTCACAGGTTATCTACGATTGCCCATCTAGATCGTATCTTGGTATTTGATCGAGGTCGCATTGTCGAAGATGATTGTCATGATAATTTATTGGCAAATCGTGGTGCTTACTACAGGTTATGGAAAATGCAGGCTGGTGGATTTTTACCTGTAGAAATAAATAATTAA
- a CDS encoding class I SAM-dependent methyltransferase, protein MTQLKTLPSYDPTLFEGAAEVYAQYRTKYPPAVFDKLTEIFHLNGQGRLLDLGTGPGLIAIPLSKKFQEVVAIDPDAEMLREAQQQAVKAGANNITWLEQGAELINSSLGVFNLATIGRAFHWMERELVLERLYELLTEDGGIALLNTGDNPWVSSLPWKQAAIGVVKKWLGEERRTGQRGQGIRKPVDPPHEVVIANSQFARQEVYEVPFEKSWTVSSYIGYLYTTAFSLKIFYGEQTEAFEADITEALLAVEPSGEFKEELTATIHVVWKH, encoded by the coding sequence ATGACTCAACTGAAAACACTACCTAGTTACGATCCAACATTATTTGAGGGTGCGGCTGAGGTTTACGCTCAATATAGAACTAAATACCCGCCTGCTGTATTCGATAAACTAACGGAAATATTTCATCTAAATGGTCAAGGAAGACTGTTAGATTTAGGGACTGGCCCTGGTTTAATAGCTATTCCCCTTAGTAAGAAATTTCAGGAAGTAGTAGCGATAGATCCTGATGCAGAAATGCTGCGGGAAGCGCAACAACAAGCAGTAAAAGCAGGAGCGAATAATATTACTTGGCTAGAACAAGGTGCAGAACTGATTAACTCTAGTTTAGGAGTATTTAATCTAGCTACTATTGGTAGAGCTTTTCATTGGATGGAACGGGAACTGGTACTAGAACGCCTGTATGAATTATTAACAGAAGATGGAGGAATCGCACTTCTTAATACTGGTGATAATCCTTGGGTAAGTTCCTTACCTTGGAAACAAGCCGCAATTGGAGTTGTGAAAAAATGGTTAGGCGAAGAAAGACGCACTGGACAGCGTGGACAAGGTATTCGTAAACCAGTTGATCCTCCGCACGAAGTTGTCATTGCTAATTCCCAATTTGCTCGTCAAGAAGTTTATGAAGTGCCATTTGAAAAGTCTTGGACAGTCTCTAGCTATATTGGCTATCTATACACTACAGCTTTCTCCTTGAAAATTTTCTATGGCGAGCAAACGGAAGCTTTTGAAGCAGATATCACAGAAGCATTACTAGCAGTTGAGCCTTCTGGAGAATTTAAAGAAGAATTGACAGCAACAATTCATGTTGTTTGGAAACATTGA
- the ssuC gene encoding aliphatic sulfonate ABC transporter permease SsuC: MTITLRNTKSYHISLKWLINHPYVQKIVPWIVPFLVLTFWETASRLGILSSRILPAPSGVLFTALKLAASGELFHHVGISAARAISGFIVGGSIGFGLGLLNGFSRVAEKLLDSSLQMLRTIPNLATIPLVILWFGIGDQARLFLVSLGVFFPLYLNTFHGIRSVDPGLIEMGKVYGLKTPQLLWHIIFPGALSSILVGVRFSLGIMWLTLIVAETIAADSGIGYMAMNAREFMQTDVVVLSIVIYALLGKLADAIARTLETKFLAWNPNYQQR, from the coding sequence GTGACTATTACTCTGAGAAATACCAAAAGCTACCACATATCACTCAAATGGCTGATTAATCATCCATATGTCCAGAAAATAGTTCCTTGGATTGTGCCTTTTTTAGTCCTGACGTTTTGGGAAACGGCTTCTAGACTTGGAATACTCTCTAGTAGAATTTTGCCTGCACCTAGTGGTGTATTATTCACAGCCTTGAAATTAGCTGCTAGTGGTGAACTCTTTCATCACGTAGGCATCAGTGCTGCACGGGCGATATCTGGTTTCATAGTTGGGGGTAGTATTGGGTTTGGTTTAGGCTTACTCAACGGCTTTTCTCGTGTGGCAGAAAAGTTGTTAGATAGTTCCTTACAAATGCTTCGTACTATCCCTAATTTGGCAACAATTCCCTTGGTAATTTTATGGTTTGGTATTGGTGATCAAGCTAGATTATTTCTTGTGTCATTGGGAGTTTTCTTCCCGCTTTATCTCAACACATTTCACGGTATTCGTAGTGTAGATCCGGGATTAATTGAAATGGGCAAAGTTTATGGATTAAAAACTCCGCAACTTTTGTGGCACATAATTTTTCCTGGTGCATTATCTTCCATTCTTGTCGGTGTTCGTTTCTCTTTAGGGATTATGTGGTTAACCCTAATTGTGGCAGAAACAATAGCGGCTGATTCTGGAATTGGTTATATGGCAATGAATGCCCGTGAATTCATGCAAACAGATGTTGTGGTGTTGAGTATTGTGATTTATGCCTTGCTCGGTAAGCTAGCAGATGCCATCGCCAGAACATTAGAAACCAAATTTTTGGCATGGAATCCCAACTATCAACAAAGATAA